The genomic interval CACTATTTAACATGCTTGGATGGTAGTTTGTAACTCATAATTAGGTGTAACCCATGTGTTTTTAAACTTCTACTCAAATTATGATTGGAGATTCAAAATTAGCCTTGAATCTAGTTTGAAAACTATGCATATGACAATAtaaatacattatttaaaatttatagaacTCTTCTTCCGAACGAAGACTcgatataattttatattttcaataaactgaataaaaagaataagtttttttagtgatatttacctttttatttacgaacgaaaataaaaaataataagaaacgAAATAAGAGAATGTTTAAATATGttgtttggttttttttttggggGTTAATTTATGTTGTTTGGTCTTTATTGAGTGGTTGAGTAATCAAATTCTTTACCAAGTATGTTGTTTGTGGATGAAATAAAATTCAGATATCCAAACGGAAGTTTGAGTCTGAGTCCTTTGAGAGGTGTAACTGTAAACTATAATCCAAACCTACGCTATagtgaaaattttgatttttctcgAAGCTACTTTTTGTATGATAGTCATTTTTAGAACTggtaaataaaagtatttttttaggAACACATTTGTCCATTTAATCAACCAGACAGATCGAAAAATCTCaaccttattattattactattaaatCAATCTCTTAAGAGACAATCCAATAAGTGcgacttaattaattaaacattaatAAGTTTGTGGTTAGAATCCTGGCTCACTATGTGCAAAATgatgagttaaaaaaaaaagagtttattaaatgataaacttttttttttctttttaattctcttatttaaaaaaaaaaataataatttaaaatttaatcgagagataaataaaatttgaatgacAATTAAGTTgagatttgaatttaaaaatttgaataataattatttaagttaGAATTTGAATTCAGTTATTTAAAACGATTTGTTTTTTTCCTTAACTacttaaataattgattttttaaattataacataaagcatatgaaaaatgtttaaaattttgtgtttttaagTTATAGTTCAACTAAtaaatgtcgatattgttatACCAGACGTCTTGTCCTGAATTCGAATTTAATAACTCAcagttatataaattaattatagtaaaatttatcatattttataagacaaaaaaatgcttaaaaataaaaatattcggTAGATAATTGTGCATGAACACTCAATAACtaacttaaaaatttagttGATAAATTAGCCAATAACTTATAACTTACAGTTGATGAACTAATTGataatttattgttaattagttaattgaagtatttgataaaattaacagttcaattaacttaaaaatataaaataacataaaaataaattattaactaataataatttttatatcgattaatatttaaaatattttaaaaataataatttaactttttattttaaattataataaataaattatttattttaaaataatatttatttacctaatttgtttattttaaattgtaataaataaataattttaaattatttatagatgtagctattttatttatttgaaattataataaataaaagattatcCTAACAAATGTcctttaagaaaaaaaaaccaaaaattatatatataagtataaaAGATATCATTTTTTAAGATGCCAATACAATACATTAAATATACaactttcaaaaatatatttagtctttaacattttttataaataaattatagagaatagaaaataattttaattaaaataaataaaactaaaattgacagaaaaaattattaactataaactcaaaattacttaaaatatttatataattttttttacgaactataaacttataaaatagGTGTTGTGATATGAAAATGTTATTTGAACATCatcaatatgattttttttttttattttaaaaaataatttataagtaatttttttacagCACAATTTTTAATtggttaacaaaataatttaattcatgTGCAATTTTGTAGAGTGAGttaaccatttaaaaattaaaatgttaacgaaataagatttctaaaaataaatggCAACATGTGACAGTGGAATTGAAGTAACATCCAAAATGCACATACTCCTACTCCCTTTCTTGTTGACCTTTCTACACCTCTCCCAAGCTCAACCCCCTTCATCCACCGTCTGCATCATCGGAGCCGGAATCGGCGGCTCTTCCGTCGCCCATTTCATCCGCAAATACTCACCGGACCTAACTCCCACCACCAAAATCCGAGTGTTCGAGCGCAACACCATCGTCGGCGGTCGCATAGCCACCGTGAACATAGCAGGAGAGACATTCGAAGCTGGAGCTTCCATTCTTCATCCGAAGAATCTCCACGCCGTCAATTACACAAAGCTTCTCAATCTCAAACCGAAACAGCCTAGTTCGGGATCCTTATCGCTCGGTATTTGGGATGGCGATAAGTTCGTTTTCAAAACCGTTGAAATCAGTTGCAATATTTCCTTCATTGATAAGCTTCTCAAACTCCCTTTTATTGAGAATCTCGTTTCACTCGTCAATTCGGGACTCATGTTTTTTCGCTATGGATTCTCGCTTTTCAAGATGCAGAACTTTGTTCAGGTTCCTATTTCTATTCTATTTAGCTGCTTTTCCTTTTAAgttgattattatttatttgtatagAAAATCAAATTGTGCGTGTTGTTGTTTTTTCTAATGAAGTTGTAATATAGAGTGCTGTGGATAAGTTCTCAAAGTACTACGAGGAAACTGGTTCAAGACCGATTTTCGAGACTGTGGATGAGATGTTGAAATGGGCTGGTCTGTTTAATCTTACTACCAGGACTTTAAGAGATGAGTTGGTCGATGTTGGATTGTCTCCATTGTTGATCAATGAGCTTGTCACGGTCAGAATTCTTATCATCCTTTACAAATGTACAATATAGATTAATAAACATGTGTAAGTTTATTTCAACTAAGAGCTTGTTTGGATAGACTTCTTGACAAACACTCTTGCAAAAAGAATATTGAAAGATCAATAAACTATCAATTTCGCATGACTCTTTCCAATTTTGTccataaaatatatgaatataataaGTAGTCTCTAATGTATATGAAAATCCATCATGTTAGTCCCTAATATCTTAATAGCAGAGACTAAATTGACGAATTTTATATACTTTAGAGACTAAATTAGAGAGAGGGATAGTTTAAGGACTCAATTGATGGTTCGTTCATTGAAAGAATCTTGCAGTAACCACATATCTTTTAAGTTGAAATTAGCCTCTATCTCAAAAATTTAGAATCTCTCACATTTAACTTCTCTATAACCATCTATAAGTTTATAACGACTTTTCCTTAAATGAACCATACActtattttaattgagaagGTCTGATCAGTTAGGAGCTAATCCAAATTGGGTATGGGAAAGTATTGTTACTTTAGAACAAAATATCCAACACCTGTAGAAAAGTGCATCATCTTAGATTTAAAAAAGCTTACTAGAATATGGAATTTTGTTCTGTTTAATTATGCAGGTCATCACACGTATTAATTATGGTCAGAGTGTCGAAATGAGTGGATTGGGAGGTGCAGTTTCGCTGGCTGGATCAGGTGGAGGATTGTGGTCCATTGATGAGGGCAACTGGCAAATGGCTGCTGGACTGATTAATCGGTCAGATGTTGCATTACATCTGCATGAAGAAATAAAATCTGTTGCTGACCTTGGAGATTATTATGAACTCAACTCAACAAAAGGAAACAGTTACATCTGTGAAGTTGCTGTGGTTGCCACACCACTGGATGagataaatattcaatttattcCCCCAATTTCAATTCCTGAGAGAAAATTACAGCACACACATGCAACTTTTGTCAGGGGCCTTCTAAACCCTGTGAGTACTGACACCTGATAGTCATAGCCTACTATTATGCAGTACAGATTATGTCCTTTCCAGTCTGATATACACTGTTCTTTCATTTTAGTTGTTGGTGCTACTTCTAATGGATATCCTATGTTGCGTCCTACCTAGGTATATTTCGGTCTCAAGGCTGCGGCAAAAATTCCAGATCTTGTGGCCACATTAGAGGACCCTAAACTTCCATTTACAAGCATTTCAGTTCTCAAGAAGCACAATGAAGAAGAGTCCACTTATAAAATATTCTCTCGTCAACCAGTGGCAGACACATTACTTGATAGCATTTTCAGGTAATAGTAGCAGCTGTTAACTAATTTTTCATGTGCCTTGAAGCTTAAATTACACTGTTGATATGTGTAgcaaaatctattttaaaaaccTGCTTACTTTATGGGATCACACATCAAATTTACCTAATAAGTACTATACAATATAGATTCTGGTTAATTACGTAGCCCTGAGTTGCA from Cicer arietinum cultivar CDC Frontier isolate Library 1 chromosome 5, Cicar.CDCFrontier_v2.0, whole genome shotgun sequence carries:
- the LOC101495143 gene encoding farnesylcysteine lyase isoform X1; this encodes MATCDSGIEVTSKMHILLLPFLLTFLHLSQAQPPSSTVCIIGAGIGGSSVAHFIRKYSPDLTPTTKIRVFERNTIVGGRIATVNIAGETFEAGASILHPKNLHAVNYTKLLNLKPKQPSSGSLSLGIWDGDKFVFKTVEISCNISFIDKLLKLPFIENLVSLVNSGLMFFRYGFSLFKMQNFVQSAVDKFSKYYEETGSRPIFETVDEMLKWAGLFNLTTRTLRDELVDVGLSPLLINELVTVITRINYGQSVEMSGLGGAVSLAGSGGGLWSIDEGNWQMAAGLINRSDVALHLHEEIKSVADLGDYYELNSTKGNSYICEVAVVATPLDEINIQFIPPISIPERKLQHTHATFVRGLLNPVYFGLKAAAKIPDLVATLEDPKLPFTSISVLKKHNEEESTYKIFSRQPVADTLLDSIFSGRKETIRINWAAYPHYHAPEIFAPFILDGRHLYYVNAFENAASTMETSAVSAENIARLILSRYFGKVNVHSSNLKVSSQGEDVHLDL
- the LOC101495143 gene encoding farnesylcysteine lyase isoform X2 encodes the protein MATCDSGIEVTSKMHILLLPFLLTFLHLSQAQPPSSTVCIIGAGIGGSSVAHFIRKYSPDLTPTTKIRVFERNTIVGGRIATVNIAGETFEAGASILHPKNLHAVNYTKLLNLKPKQPSSGSLSLGIWDGDKFVFKTVEISCNISFIDKLLKLPFIENLVSLVNSGLMFFRYGFSLFKMQNFVQSAVDKFSKYYEETGSRPIFETVDEMLKWAGLFNLTTRTLRDELVDVGLSPLLINELVTVITRINYGQSVEMSGLGGAVSLAGSGGGLWSIDEGNWQMAAGLINRSDVALHLHEEIKSVADLGDYYELNSTKGNSYICEVAVVATPLDEINIQFIPPISIPERKLQHTHATFVRGLLNPVYFGLKAAAKIPDLVATLEDPKLPFTSISVLKKHNEEESTYKIFSRQPVADTLLDSIFSGRKETIRINWAAYPHYHAPEIFAPFILDGRHLYYVNAFENAASTMETSAVSAENIARLILSRYFGKVNVHSSNLKVVNP